The following is a genomic window from Sutcliffiella horikoshii.
AATGCGTGTTCTAACACTTGATCTAAATGTGATACTAAAACAAACGTTAAATCTTTGCGCACACTTTCTGGAATATCATCCAAATCTTTTTCATTCTCTTTAGGTAGTATAACCTTTTTTAAGCCGGCGCGGTGTGCACTTAGGGATTTTTCTTTCAAACCGCCGATTGGCAGCACACGCCCTCTTAAAGTTATTTCACCTGTCATACCAACATCTCTTCTGACCGGTCTGCCAGTTAATGCTGAGATCAAGGCAGTGGCCATCGTAATTCCCGCGGAAGGACCGTCTTTTGGAACAGCACCTTCTGGGACATGTATATGAATATCATTTTTCTCATTGAAATCAGGGTCAATATTCAATTCGTCCGCTCTTGAACGGATAAAACTAAATGCTGCATGTGCAGACTCTTTCATGACATCCCCAAGTTTACCGGTCAACATAAGTTTTCCTTTACCTGGTGATAGAGACACTTCAATCGATAGTGTATCGCCACCGACGGTTGTATATGCAAGGCCTGTCGCCACACCAACCTGGTCTTCCTCTTCTGCTTGTCCATAACGGAATTTAGGCTTACCAAGGAAATCGGCAAGGTTTTTATCTGTGATAACTACCCTTTTCTTTTCACCGGAAACGATAAGTTTGGCTGCTTTTCTGCAAATAGAAGCAAGCTGTCTTTCCAAACTACGGACTCCCGCTTCACGGGTATGGTGACGGATGATGGACATTAATGCCTCATCTCTTATTTGCAACAGGTTCTTCTGTAATCCATGCTCCTTTGCCTGACGAGGAAGCAGATGGTCTTTTCCAATGTTTAACTTTTCTATTTCCGTGTAACCAGCAATTGTGATGATTTCCATTCTGTCTCGTAACGGTCCAGGAATGGTAGCCAAATTGTTTGCCGTTGCAATGAACATGACATTAGAAAGATCATATGGTTCTTCAATATAGTGGTCACTGAAATTAAAGTTTTGTTCAGGATCTAATACTTCCAATAACGCAGAGGAAGGGTCTCCCCTGAAATCATTGGACATCTTGTCAATTTCATCTAAAAGGAAAACAGGGTTGATGGTTCCCGCTTTTTTCATTCCTTGGATGATTCGACCTGGCATAGCTCCTACATAGGTTCTTCTATGGCCTCGGATTTCTGATTCATCCCGAACTCCACCAAGGGAGACGCGGACAAATTTGCGATCCAATGATTTTGCAATCGAACGTGCCAGAGAGGTTTTACCGACACCAGGAGGTCCTGCCAAACAAAGAATCGGGCCTTTTAAGGACTTCGTCAGCTGTTGAACAGCTAAGTATTCCAAGACGCGTTCTTTCACTTTTTCCAATCCAAAGTGATCTTCGTTAAGAATCTCTTCCGCTCTGATAATATTCAATTGGTCTTCTGTCGCTTCCGTCCATGGAAGGTTCAACAGCCAGTCAATATAATTGCGAATAACAGAGCTTTCTGCAGAACTGGATGGAATTTTTTCATAGCGGTCGATTTCCTTCAATGCGGTCTTTTTCACATTTTCCGGCATTCCGATCTTTTCAAGCTTCTCTTTCAGATCCTCGATTTCGCCGCCTTTTCCTTCTTTGTCCCCAAGCTCTTTCTGGATTGCTTTCATCTGTTCGCGAAGATAATATTCCTTTTGTGTACGTTCCATGGAACGCTTCACTCGGAGGCCGATTTTCTTCTCAAGTTGCAGTACTTCCTTCTCATTGTTCACATGCTTGATTACTTTGTTCAGACGTTCTTTTACATCTCGTGTTTCCAGGATATCCTGTTTTTCTTTCATGTTGACAGGTAAATGAGATGTAATGATATCGGCCATTCTTCCAGGCTCTGTTATATCAGAAACGGTATGATATGTTTCGATTGTTGTCTTCTTGGAGAGCTTTGTGTATGTATGGAAATAGTCCAGCAAAGTTCTCATCAAGGCTTCATCTTCCGGGTCTTTCTCTTCTGTATCCGGATAGGTCAATAGTTTGGCTTCCCAGTGTGTATCTTTTTCGATAAACTCTTCAATTTTCGCACGTTCCAGTCCTTCTACCAGGACACGGACCGTACCATTTGGAAGTTTTAACATTTGTTTTACTTTTGTTAAAGTACCCCAAGTATATAGGTCTTCTTTTGCGGGATTGTCGGTTCCCACTTCTTTCTGTGTAGAAAGAACGACAATATCGTCCCCAAGCATTGCTTGTTCTAACGCTTCTATTGACTTTTCCCTTCCGACATCCAAATGTAAAACCATTGTCGGAAAGACCATCAGTCCTCTTAAAGGCAATAATGGAACATGATATTCCTTGTTTGTTGCCATGGTAACACCCCCGTACGCTCTTCCTTTATGTATCTTTGTTCAATTCTATCCTAATTAAATTGCCCTGTCTAATTAAAGAGACAGTTTAACCTGCAAAAGAAGTATTGTTCTATTATCTTTTACAAGTTTGCCTTAGTTAATAAAGAAACGGTAGTAAAAATTTTACCTTTTTCAAGACCTGAGTGCAATAAGTAAGCCTTAGTATATGTAAAACAGGCAGACCGTCACAAGGCCTGCCCACCCTTTACATGGATTCTGTTTTTGGGATGCTGATTGGTGCGTGTAAAATGCTTTCTACGTTTGTTTCGGTAATCTTTTCTCGTAATAAGGCTAAATCCAAAACTTCTTGGAATTCATTTACCGGGATGACTTCAATACCGTCAATTTCTTTTATAATCGATTGCATGT
Proteins encoded in this region:
- the lon gene encoding endopeptidase La, yielding MATNKEYHVPLLPLRGLMVFPTMVLHLDVGREKSIEALEQAMLGDDIVVLSTQKEVGTDNPAKEDLYTWGTLTKVKQMLKLPNGTVRVLVEGLERAKIEEFIEKDTHWEAKLLTYPDTEEKDPEDEALMRTLLDYFHTYTKLSKKTTIETYHTVSDITEPGRMADIITSHLPVNMKEKQDILETRDVKERLNKVIKHVNNEKEVLQLEKKIGLRVKRSMERTQKEYYLREQMKAIQKELGDKEGKGGEIEDLKEKLEKIGMPENVKKTALKEIDRYEKIPSSSAESSVIRNYIDWLLNLPWTEATEDQLNIIRAEEILNEDHFGLEKVKERVLEYLAVQQLTKSLKGPILCLAGPPGVGKTSLARSIAKSLDRKFVRVSLGGVRDESEIRGHRRTYVGAMPGRIIQGMKKAGTINPVFLLDEIDKMSNDFRGDPSSALLEVLDPEQNFNFSDHYIEEPYDLSNVMFIATANNLATIPGPLRDRMEIITIAGYTEIEKLNIGKDHLLPRQAKEHGLQKNLLQIRDEALMSIIRHHTREAGVRSLERQLASICRKAAKLIVSGEKKRVVITDKNLADFLGKPKFRYGQAEEEDQVGVATGLAYTTVGGDTLSIEVSLSPGKGKLMLTGKLGDVMKESAHAAFSFIRSRADELNIDPDFNEKNDIHIHVPEGAVPKDGPSAGITMATALISALTGRPVRRDVGMTGEITLRGRVLPIGGLKEKSLSAHRAGLKKVILPKENEKDLDDIPESVRKDLTFVLVSHLDQVLEHALAGEKK